A genomic stretch from Croceibacterium aestuarii includes:
- a CDS encoding GNAT family N-acetyltransferase, protein MADGDLIARAVSGVNAVPAEAWDAVAGPDNPFVSHAFLAALEDSGSVGPGTGWSPSPIVIEDARGTLLGALPAYLKGHSQGEYVFDHAWADAWHRAGGHYYPKLQIAAPFTPATGPRLLLSDEAYASPLLRAAESLCLQNDLSSAHATFIEPAQRNLFERAGWLLRNDIQFHWHNRGYESFEEFLGDLSSRKRKDLRKERARAQDGVEIRHLSGRAIRPEHWDAFWVFYQDTGARKWGQPYLTREAFDLFGERMGERVLLILAYEDGAPIAGALNFIGADALYGRYWGCTVDRPFLHFELCYYQAIDAAIERGLERVEAGAQGGHKLARGYAPVQTWSAHWIADQGFREAVADYLQREREGVAQDSLYLAARTPFRKG, encoded by the coding sequence ATGGCCGACGGCGACCTGATTGCGCGCGCAGTATCCGGAGTGAACGCCGTTCCAGCCGAGGCGTGGGATGCCGTCGCCGGACCGGACAATCCCTTCGTCAGCCACGCCTTCCTCGCCGCGCTTGAGGATTCGGGCAGCGTCGGGCCCGGCACCGGTTGGAGCCCCTCGCCGATCGTTATCGAGGACGCGCGCGGGACGCTGCTCGGCGCGCTGCCGGCCTACCTCAAGGGGCACAGCCAAGGCGAATACGTGTTCGATCACGCCTGGGCCGATGCCTGGCACCGCGCCGGGGGACACTACTATCCCAAATTGCAGATTGCCGCGCCCTTCACCCCGGCGACGGGCCCGCGCCTGCTGCTCTCCGACGAAGCTTATGCGTCCCCTTTGCTGCGCGCGGCGGAGAGCCTGTGTCTGCAGAACGACCTGTCGTCGGCTCACGCCACCTTCATCGAGCCGGCGCAGCGGAACCTGTTCGAGCGCGCCGGTTGGCTGCTTCGCAACGACATCCAGTTTCACTGGCACAACCGCGGCTACGAAAGCTTCGAGGAGTTCCTTGGCGATCTGTCCTCACGCAAACGCAAGGACTTGCGCAAGGAGCGGGCCAGGGCGCAGGACGGAGTCGAGATCCGCCACCTCAGCGGCCGCGCCATCCGTCCCGAGCACTGGGACGCATTCTGGGTGTTCTATCAAGACACCGGCGCCCGCAAGTGGGGCCAGCCCTACCTGACGCGCGAGGCGTTCGACCTGTTCGGCGAGCGCATGGGCGAGCGTGTCCTGCTGATCCTCGCCTACGAGGACGGCGCGCCGATCGCCGGGGCGCTCAATTTCATTGGCGCCGATGCGCTCTATGGCCGCTATTGGGGTTGCACCGTCGACCGGCCGTTCCTGCATTTCGAGCTGTGTTATTACCAGGCCATCGACGCTGCGATCGAGCGGGGGCTGGAGCGGGTCGAGGCCGGGGCGCAGGGCGGGCACAAGCTGGCTCGTGGCTATGCCCCGGTGCAGACATGGTCGGCGCACTGGATCGCCGATCAGGGATTTCGCGAGGCCGTGGCCGACTATCTCCAACGCGAACGCGAAGGCGTGGCGCAGGACAGCCTCTATCTTGCTGCAAGGACGCCCTTCAGGAAGGGCTGA
- a CDS encoding glycerophosphodiester phosphodiesterase family protein gives MSWLRATDYAHRGLHISADVENSLGAASGAIARGMGIECDVQLSRDGRAMVFHDWELDRLTAESGPVRERTAAQLVAMALMASGERIPTLRDLLGLVRGRVPLLIEIKSKREMRIGAVCLAVRRELEGYRGEAAVMSFDPRVVAWFGRNAPSILRGLVMTEENDRGLIGSLRRHLWLWKARPDFLAYDVRDLPSRFAAAQRRRGVPVLTWTVSSPALRERAAQFADAPIAEGEGVAKTAANP, from the coding sequence GTGTCCTGGCTGAGGGCGACGGACTACGCCCACCGCGGCTTGCATATTTCCGCCGATGTCGAGAATTCGCTCGGCGCCGCATCCGGGGCAATCGCACGGGGCATGGGCATCGAGTGCGACGTCCAGCTCAGCCGCGATGGTCGAGCGATGGTGTTCCACGACTGGGAGCTCGACCGCCTGACCGCCGAAAGCGGGCCCGTGCGCGAGCGCACCGCGGCGCAACTCGTCGCCATGGCACTGATGGCTTCGGGAGAGCGAATCCCGACCCTGCGCGACCTGCTCGGGCTGGTGCGGGGCCGGGTGCCGCTGCTGATCGAGATCAAGTCCAAACGCGAGATGCGCATCGGCGCGGTGTGCCTGGCGGTGCGCCGCGAGCTCGAAGGCTATCGCGGAGAAGCGGCGGTGATGAGCTTCGACCCGCGGGTCGTTGCTTGGTTCGGCCGCAACGCGCCGAGTATCCTGCGTGGACTGGTGATGACGGAGGAGAACGATCGCGGGCTCATCGGAAGTCTGCGCCGGCATCTGTGGCTGTGGAAGGCACGGCCGGACTTCCTTGCCTATGACGTGCGCGACCTGCCCAGCCGCTTTGCCGCCGCCCAGCGCCGTCGCGGGGTGCCGGTGCTGACCTGGACCGTCTCCAGTCCGGCCTTGCGCGAGCGCGCGGCGCAATTTGCCGATGCGCCGATTGCCGAAGGCGAAGGAGTCGCAAAGACGGCGGCAAATCCCTAA
- a CDS encoding RidA family protein, whose amino-acid sequence MSIEERLSELGITLPKAAAPVASYVPVVTLGNVAHVSGQLPFIDGELVTGRLGEDVELELGIRAARACGLMILAQLKAALGSLDKVERIVKLGGFVNSHAGFTDQPKVVNGASDLMVDIFGEAGKHARAAVGVPALPLGAAVEIDAVVALVTA is encoded by the coding sequence ATGAGCATCGAAGAACGCCTCTCGGAACTCGGCATTACCCTGCCAAAAGCGGCTGCCCCGGTGGCCAGCTACGTGCCCGTGGTCACGCTCGGAAACGTCGCCCACGTCTCGGGCCAGTTGCCGTTCATCGATGGCGAGCTCGTGACCGGCCGGTTGGGCGAGGACGTCGAGCTGGAGCTGGGAATCCGCGCGGCGCGTGCTTGCGGGTTGATGATCCTCGCTCAGCTCAAGGCGGCGCTCGGCTCGCTCGACAAGGTCGAACGGATCGTCAAGCTCGGCGGGTTCGTCAATTCGCACGCGGGCTTCACCGACCAGCCGAAGGTGGTCAACGGCGCCTCGGACCTGATGGTCGACATCTTCGGCGAGGCCGGCAAGCACGCGCGCGCCGCCGTCGGCGTCCCGGCGTTGCCGCTCGGGGCGGCGGTCGAGATCGACGCCGTGGTGGCGCTTGTCACTGCTTGA
- a CDS encoding HAD family hydrolase, translating into MSRPLVVSDCDEVLLHMVRHFRDWLGEDHGIEFRLEGNPFAQSVSYSASGEPVEEAELWRLLTEFFDTEMSRQTAIEGAAAALAELQREADVVILTNLSDRFASARTEQLRDHGIEARVFTNQGPKGEALRRIVHEFGPSRAVFIDDLAVHHASAGEVLPDISRLHFCGEPAIAPHIPCALEQGHAHARLDTWQDALPWLLETLHGKS; encoded by the coding sequence ATGAGCCGCCCCCTGGTTGTCAGCGACTGCGACGAGGTCCTGCTGCACATGGTGCGGCATTTCCGCGACTGGCTCGGCGAGGACCACGGAATCGAGTTCCGGCTCGAGGGCAATCCCTTCGCCCAGTCGGTAAGCTACAGCGCCAGCGGCGAACCGGTCGAGGAAGCCGAGTTGTGGCGCCTGCTGACCGAGTTCTTCGACACCGAAATGTCGCGCCAGACCGCGATCGAAGGGGCGGCGGCAGCGCTCGCCGAACTGCAGCGCGAGGCCGACGTCGTCATCCTCACCAACCTTTCGGATCGCTTCGCGTCGGCCCGGACAGAGCAGCTGCGCGATCACGGCATCGAGGCGCGGGTGTTCACCAACCAGGGCCCCAAGGGCGAGGCGCTGCGCCGCATTGTCCACGAGTTCGGTCCGTCGCGGGCGGTGTTCATCGACGATCTCGCAGTCCACCATGCCAGCGCCGGCGAGGTCCTGCCCGATATCTCGCGGCTGCATTTTTGCGGGGAACCGGCGATTGCGCCGCACATTCCTTGCGCGCTGGAGCAGGGTCACGCCCATGCCCGGCTCGACACCTGGCAGGACGCCTTGCCCTGGCTCCTCGAAACTTTGCATGGAAAGTCCTGA
- a CDS encoding DUF3572 family protein, which translates to MQEERRARRFLDLTGLTPEILRERIASREVQLSVLDFLCAHEPDLMAVAEAIDLPPAQVAAAREALAL; encoded by the coding sequence TTGCAGGAAGAAAGGCGGGCGCGGCGGTTCCTCGATCTCACCGGGCTGACGCCGGAGATCCTGCGCGAGCGTATTGCCAGCCGCGAAGTCCAGCTCTCGGTCCTCGACTTCCTCTGCGCGCACGAGCCCGATCTTATGGCCGTGGCCGAGGCGATCGACCTTCCGCCCGCGCAGGTTGCCGCAGCGCGCGAGGCGCTTGCCCTATGA
- a CDS encoding response regulator has product MTKRILVVEDNDLNRKLFCDVLQAGGFSVEPCADGESAIERARAFVPNLVIMDIQLHGISGLDLIAVIKRDVELRDIPVLAVTAYAGKGDEERIRETGAEGYLAKPVSIGPFMTAVKGLLERTPPRPLHA; this is encoded by the coding sequence ATGACGAAGAGAATCCTCGTTGTCGAGGACAACGACCTCAACCGCAAGTTGTTCTGCGACGTGTTGCAGGCAGGCGGTTTTTCGGTCGAACCATGCGCCGACGGGGAAAGCGCGATCGAACGCGCCAGGGCCTTCGTCCCGAACCTCGTCATCATGGACATTCAGCTGCACGGCATTTCCGGGCTCGACCTGATCGCCGTAATCAAGCGCGACGTGGAGCTGCGCGACATCCCGGTTCTCGCCGTGACGGCCTATGCAGGCAAGGGCGACGAGGAGCGGATTCGCGAGACCGGGGCCGAGGGATACCTTGCCAAGCCGGTGTCGATCGGGCCGTTCATGACCGCGGTCAAGGGCCTACTCGAGCGCACCCCGCCACGCCCCCTGCACGCTTGA
- a CDS encoding acyl carrier protein yields the protein MNRTEVEQRIRTLIEPFNKKGVEIAEGTTFAGDLEFDSLTVMDFVAAIEDEFDIIISMNQQAEIETWGQLVDAVCKLAGD from the coding sequence ATGAACCGCACCGAAGTCGAGCAACGCATTCGCACCCTGATCGAACCCTTCAACAAGAAGGGCGTCGAGATCGCGGAAGGCACCACCTTCGCCGGAGATCTTGAATTCGACAGCCTGACCGTGATGGATTTTGTCGCCGCGATCGAGGACGAGTTCGACATCATCATCAGCATGAACCAGCAGGCCGAGATCGAGACCTGGGGCCAGTTGGTCGATGCCGTGTGCAAGCTGGCGGGCGACTGA